The proteins below are encoded in one region of Telopea speciosissima isolate NSW1024214 ecotype Mountain lineage chromosome 10, Tspe_v1, whole genome shotgun sequence:
- the LOC122642608 gene encoding uncharacterized protein LOC122642608 encodes MFLSLVQTSLTSPFQAIQITGTQFNSSFLSKTLFPSLGTVPFTFITLRRSHNASIGKLNVTGVHASLIHSPVLWVGRLCIFYALLKAGLAGSPASPLFSDLETETEADDLGFSKWLESLKGKSEEKEAADKRKLVSKWHPTTKGTLKRSYRVPSKSEGRRLLKAIASLLSDDDHFVDATSHKGCQIRRESAHGESVCCNNVRALFDELPTPHLVVEITPFPAGPLTDKDYAKAEKLERVLRSGPSI; translated from the exons ATGTTTCTCTCGCTGGTCCAAACATCCTTAACGTCACCCTTCCAAGCTATCCAAATCACGGGTACCCAATTTAAttcttcttttctgtccaaAACCCTATTTCCTTCTCTTGGAACTGTGCCTTTCACCTTTATTACTCTGAGGAGATCACATAATGCTTCAATTGGCAAACTCAATGTCACTGGCGTTCATGCTTCCTTGATCCATAGTCCTGTCTTGTGGGTTGGTAGGCTTTGCATCTTCTATGCCCTCCTGAAGGCCGGATTAGCTGGATCTCCGGCAAGCCCATTGTTCTCAG ACCtggaaacagaaacagaagCCGACGATTTGGGCTTTTCCAAGTGGTTAGAGAGCTTGAAGGGGAAATCAG AGGAAAAGGAAGCAGCTGACAAAAGGAAACTGGTGAGCAAATGGCATCCTACAACAAAAGGTACTCTCAAGAGGAGTTACAGAGTACCTTCCAAATCCGAAGGACGACGTCTTCTTAAAGCCATTGCGTCCCTGCTTTCTGATGATGATCACTTTGTTGATGCCACTTCTCATAAG GGTTGTCAAATTAGGAGGGAGAGCGCTCATGGAGAAAGTGTCTGTTGTAACAATGTGAGAGCTCTTTTTGATGAGCTCCCTACTCCACATCTTGTTGTGGAGATCACACCTTTTCCTGCAGGGCCTCTCACAGACAAAGATTACGCCAAGGCTGAGAAACTAGAGAGGGTACTTAGGTCTGGACCTTCCATTTGA